A portion of the Paenibacillus marchantiae genome contains these proteins:
- a CDS encoding exonuclease domain-containing protein, whose protein sequence is MREPARGNTGFWNSLRQGGVPSAIASIMGAPTAQHMAFIRSMMREQRRPEVLHTPLNELNAVVFDLETTGFSPQHGDEILSFGAVRINGGVMLENEQFYTLVQSKVSVPEHITELTGITQEMTMHAPSLLEGLHDFMSFVGGSVLVAHASAHDRAFLNAALWRTSKVRLTHRLIDTIMLARWLEPNRPGYGLDELLESKSIPIYGRHHALEDAKMTAQLWSCYLEDMSRKNVETLGDLYTQLSHA, encoded by the coding sequence ATGAGAGAGCCGGCAAGGGGCAATACTGGATTCTGGAATTCGCTGCGCCAGGGAGGGGTTCCTTCCGCCATCGCTTCCATAATGGGAGCCCCTACGGCGCAACATATGGCGTTCATCCGTTCGATGATGAGAGAACAGCGCAGACCCGAGGTACTGCACACACCCTTGAACGAATTGAATGCTGTCGTATTCGATCTAGAAACGACGGGCTTCTCTCCTCAGCATGGGGATGAGATCCTTTCCTTTGGGGCGGTGCGTATTAATGGCGGTGTGATGTTGGAGAATGAGCAGTTCTATACGTTGGTTCAGTCCAAAGTCTCCGTTCCGGAACATATTACTGAACTGACGGGAATTACTCAGGAAATGACGATGCATGCTCCGTCGTTGCTAGAAGGCTTGCATGACTTCATGTCTTTTGTTGGCGGGAGTGTACTGGTTGCCCATGCAAGCGCGCATGATCGGGCTTTTCTGAATGCGGCCTTGTGGCGGACATCCAAAGTAAGGTTAACGCACCGGCTCATCGATACGATAATGCTGGCACGTTGGCTAGAACCAAACAGGCCGGGCTATGGTCTGGATGAATTGCTGGAATCCAAAAGCATTCCGATCTATGGACGCCACCACGCTTTGGAGGACGCCAAAATGACAGCACAGTTATGGTCCTGTTATCTGGAGGATATGTCTCGCAAAAATGTAGAAACATTGGGTGATCTGTACACCCAGTTAAGTCACGCATAG
- a CDS encoding M67 family metallopeptidase: MAALHGQQNTLYIPSSVEQEMSKYMFASLPQETCGVVLGEAAAGGIRISRFQPIRNVAPDPLHHFALDDAEWIRCVFNEPQLIGLFHSHPRTTPVPSNEDLRNLPIFAGLLKVYFIGSPDQTTGTQSNMLLNGYQIHSNVDSSIGMSHDQSYSLQPAQLCVT, translated from the coding sequence ATGGCAGCACTTCACGGGCAGCAAAACACCTTATACATCCCTTCCTCCGTAGAACAGGAGATGTCTAAGTACATGTTCGCTTCACTGCCACAGGAAACCTGCGGGGTTGTGCTGGGTGAAGCCGCAGCGGGCGGCATACGAATCAGTCGGTTTCAGCCCATTCGTAACGTAGCGCCTGACCCGCTGCACCATTTTGCATTGGATGATGCAGAATGGATCCGGTGTGTGTTCAATGAGCCACAACTTATCGGACTCTTTCACTCCCACCCCCGAACCACTCCCGTACCTTCCAATGAGGATCTGCGTAACCTACCGATTTTCGCTGGATTACTCAAGGTCTATTTTATAGGCTCGCCTGATCAGACAACTGGTACACAATCAAATATGCTTCTAAATGGTTATCAAATTCATTCAAATGTTGATTCAAGCATTGGAATGAGCCATGACCAATCATACAGCTTACAGCCCGCCCAGCTATGCGTGACTTAA